A region from the Vicia villosa cultivar HV-30 ecotype Madison, WI linkage group LG3, Vvil1.0, whole genome shotgun sequence genome encodes:
- the LOC131661853 gene encoding THO complex subunit 4D-like: MASSLDMSLDDRIKNRTNRGRGRGRGKALSGRGSGALGGGRRTGAVNGRRMTGPGNGGRATGAVRRGPLMVNTRPSSYAIAKSIRRTKPFPWQSDLLEDSLRAAGIQGVEAETKLYVSNLDRGVTNEDIRELFSELGDLKRYAVHYDKNGHPTGSAEVVYNRRSDAFAALKRYNNVLLDGKPMKIEIVGTKSELPVTARVNVTGMNGQRKRTVVMTPRGGRGGGSAVSNRGAGWGRRGGSRGGSGSGRGRGRGRPGRGGGRGRGRKDGVEKSAEQLDKELETYHAEAMNIS, from the exons ATGGCTTCTTCCTTGGATATGTCACTTGATGATAGAATTAAGAACAGGACTAACAGAGGCAGAGGCAGAGGACGTGGCAAAGCCCTTTCAGGCCGTGGAAGTGGGGCTCTAGGAGGTGGAAGAAGGACCGGTGCTGTTAATGGTAGAAGAATGACTGGTCCTGGTAATGGTGGAAGAGCAACTGGTGCTGTTCGTAGAGGCCCACTCATGGTCAACACTCGCCCATCATCTTATGCTATTGCCAAG TCTATTCGCAGAACCAAGCCTTTTCCATGGCAGAGTGATTTGTTAGAGGATAGTCTTAGAGCTGCTGGAATTCAAGGAGTAGAAGCTGAGACAAAGTTGTATGTTTCAAACTTGGACAGAGGAGTAACCAATGAAGACATAAGG GAGCTTTTCTCTGAGCTTGGAGACTTGAAGCGCTATGCTGTTCATTATGACAAAAATGGGCACCCAACT GGATCAGCTGAAGTGGTTTATAATAGAAGAAGTGATGCATTTGCTGCTCTTAAAAGATATAACAATGTACTTTTGGATGGAAAGCCCATGAAAATCGAGATTGTGGGAACAAAATCAGAATTGCCTGTCACTGCACGGGTGAATGTAACTGGGATGAATGGACAGAGGAAGAGGACAGTTGTAATGAC GCCTAGAGGTGGTCGAGGTGGAGGTTCTGCTGTGTCAAATCGCGGTGCTGG TTGGGGACGTCGAGGTGGCTCAAGGGGTGGCAGTGGTAGTGGACGTGGTCGGGGTCGTGGCCGTCCTGGCAGGGGTGGAGGTCGTGGTCGAGGAAGAAAGGATGGAGTTGAAAAGTCAGCTGAGCAACTTGACAAGGAACTGGAGACCTATCATGCAGAGGCTATGAACATCTCATAA